The Chitinophagaceae bacterium nucleotide sequence AGACAGTGCCGCTAATGGAACGCTCAGCCAACAGGGAAATATTAAAGTTCAGAAGTTAGACAATGGTTTGCTGGCATACTCAGTAAATGGAAAAATGATCACTGAAAAAGATGAAGCATTTTTTAATACAATTTCAACTCCCCGTGGCGGCCAGTACCAGGTTACATTATCTGATGGAACAAAGGTTTGGTTAAACGCAGCTTCTTCCATCAGGTTCCCTGTTGTATTCACAGGAAAGGAACGAAAAGTAGAAATAATAGGGGAAGCCTACTTTGAAGTGGCAAAAAATAAAACAATGCCATTTAAAGTAAAGGCAAGTTCATCAGAAATTGAAGTACTTGGCACTCATTTTAATGTTAATTCCTATGATGATGAAACAACCATCAAAACCACTCTGCTTGAAGGCTCAGTGAAAATATCTGTTCCTGCTCTGGGTAATAATCAAACGGCTAAAATTTTAAAACCCAGTCAGCAGGCAGGTATTAATAAAGCAGGCCGGATTAATATAACAAGCGATGCAGATACAGAAGAAGCAATTGCATGGAAAAACGGCCTCTTTATTTTCAATAGTACTGATGTTAAGTCAATCATGCGGCAAATTTCCAGGTGGTATGATGTGGATGTTGAATACAGGGGAAATGTAAACCTTCATTTTACCGGTCAGGTCACCAGGAATGAAGATGTAGCTAAAGTAATTGAAAAGATAGCCTTAACCGAAGAAGTGCATTTTAAAATTGACGGCAAAAAAATAATTGTTTCACCATAAAAAGTGTAATCATGAAAATGGTCAATCTCAGCTTTTTATTTCCATTTGGAAAGGATGGATAAAAAAGAATACAGGACCAAATAAAAACCGGATTCCGTTTGCAGCGAAACCCGGCGAAGATTTGAGTCTTGTAATAAACAAAATCTGTTTCAGGAACTGCTTATTATTCAACCCAATTAATACAAATTTATGTATTTAACTGCTCTTTTTAAATCCAACTTTAGGGAAGGGGGATTTTTAACCAAAACGATTCGGATTATGAAACTTGCCACAGTTTTAATAATCGCTGCCTGTCTCCAGGTTAGTGCCAGAAGCTACTCCCAGAAAGTGAGCTTAAAAGAAAACAACATTTCACTGCAAAGAGTATTTGAAGAAATCCGGAATCAGACCGGCTATAACTTTTTGTATGCAGATGAAGTTTTATACAAAACAAAAAATGTATCTGTTAATGTAAAAAAAGCAAGCATTGAAGAAGTACTTGATCTTTGTTTTAAAGATCAACTGTTAACCTATAATATTTCAGAAAAAACAATCATTGTTAAGAGAAAGATTGCAGCGCCTGAAGTAATTATACCTCCAATACCAATTGTAACAGCCTTTGATGTAAAAGGAAGAATTACTGATGATAAAGGTGTACCTGTTATGGGTGTAAGTGTCATTAACGAACGTACAAAAAGCGGTACAGTTACAGATGCAAACGGATACTTTACCATCTCGGCAGAAAAAAATGATGTGCTTCGTTTTTCATATGTTGGGAAAGCTTCTCAGTCAGTAAAAGTTATTGAGAATAAACTGGAGTACAATATTGTACTGGTAGATACTTACCGGGAAATACAGGATGTAGTCGTTACTGCACTCGGCATAAAAAGGGAGGAAAAGGCCCTTGGTTATGCTGTTCAAAAAGTTTCCGGGGAAAGCATACAAAGAGTTTCAGGCCTTGATGTTGCTACATCCCTTACCGGTAAAGTAGCCGGTGTATTAGTTAAAAACTCACCTGATTTTGCTGCTGTACCAGATCTTACTATTAGGGGTGCAAAACCTTTGTTAGTTATAGATGGAGTTGCTTATCAAAATAAAACATTGGCCGATATCTCTTCAGAAGATATTGAGTCAATCACTTTTTTGAAAGGACCAACTGCTTCGGCTTTGTATGGTTTTCGTGGTGCAAACGGCGCTATTATGCTTACTACAAAAAATGGCAGTACGAATAAAACAGGAACAACTATTGATTTTACAACCAATACGATGTTTACTGCAGGTTTCCTGGCTATTCCTGAGAAACAGTCAGTGTATGGTCGTGGAGGCAGTGGTATTTATGCCCTCAATTCTGATGCCTCATGGGGTGCAAAAATGGACGGATCCATGCAAAATCAATGGGATCCGATTACGAAGACTTTTACAGTAAGACCCTACCTGCCCGTAGGTAAAGACAATTTCAAAAACTTCCTGGAACAGGGTTATGTAACCAACAATAATTTAAATATTGGTTACCGTAAGGACAATCTTTCACTCAGGAATTCATTTAACTGGGTGGAAAATAAAGGCCGCTATCCGAATGCCAGGCTGCAAAAATATACCTACTCCTTTGGAGCTGATCTTAACCTGGAGAAGTTTAAAATGAGTACGAATTTATCGTATGCTAAAAAAGCCTCTAAGAATATCGGTTCCAACGGTTATACCTCTTATGATCCGATGTACAGTATTTTAATCTGGTCGCCTTCTGATTGGGATCTTCGTCTCTACAAGAATAATTACTGGATTAAGCCGGGCGAAATTCAAAACAATCATTTTGGATTGGTACCTGGCGGTACAATTGATAATTATGCCGGCAATTCTGAAAACAATCCTTATTTCGACCGGTACGAAAAAACAAATGAAATTTCCAGAGACATTTTTAATGCTGATTTAACCATGAGTTATCAGTTAACAAGCTGGTTAAAAGCCACTCTTCGTTCAGGGGTTGATTTTTACAAACAAACCGGCCAGTTAAGATCATCATGGGGTTCTTATCTTTCTTCCGGTAATACAGGTGTTCCTGGTGCTGATTACAGTGGATGGAATGGCGGAAGAAAAGGCCAGTATAATATAGGAGTAAGTAATGGATTTAGTAACAATACCGATTTGTTACTTACAGGCGATCGGAAATTCAATAATTTTAAAATTGAATACCTTGCCGGAGGATCAATTTTTTTCAGCCGGGATGATAATATGAATGCCAGTACACAGGGTGGTATTTCTGTTCCCGGGTTCTTCTCCATTAAGGCATCTATTAATCCGGCACAGGTATCGCAAAGTACTTATGCTCAACAGACAAATTCTGTCTTTGGCCGTGCAGCCGTTTCCTGGAAGAATATGGCGTTTGTTGAGGCGTCCGCCCGTAATGACTGGTTTTCAACTTTGTCAAAAGCAGATCGCTCTTATCTTTATCCTTCTGTATCAGCAAGCTTCGTAGCATCAGAGTTATTACCGCAGACAAAAGGTTGGTTAGATATGTTGAGACTTAGAGGTTCCTGGTCAAATAGTCCAACTCCCCCTGGTATATATGCAATCAATAGTAGTTATTCCATCAGTGCTGCTACCTGGGGTACATTAAATGGAGCAGGCGTTCCTTCAAGCTTATATATGCCAAACTATGTTCCCGAAAAATTCGAAAACTATGAAACAGGCTTGCAAGCACTGTTTCTTAAAAATCGGGTATCGTTTGATGTTACCTATTATTCAAGAAGGTATTATGACCGTTTAAAATATGTAGGGTTAACAGCGGCCTCAGGTTATACCAGTATCTATCAAAACTGGAAAGAGGAAACAACCCGCCGAGGTTGGGAACTAATATTGAATGGTACACCTATTAAAAACAAAGACTGGCAATTGGATTTAGGTCTTAACTGGACAACTTCTGCCAGTTACTATACCAAGCTAGATCCAACCTATTCAGAAAAAAAACCATGGGTGCAAGTTGGAAAACGTACTGATCATTTTATCAGCAGAGATTTTCAGCGTGTACCTGCCGGTAAGGGTGAGCTTTCAGGAAGCCTTATACTCAATAGCAGTGGAAGGCCGATCGTTCATGGATATGATGTATTATTTGGCTATTACGATCCCAAATTTATCTGGGGTACAAATGCCAACTTAAGGTATAAGAACTTCAGTTTGTTTATCTCTTTTGATGGCGTAAATGGCGGACTTGCCAACACAAGAACAGAAAGTTATATGTGGCAGGCAGGGGTTCATCCAAACTCAGTTTCACCTGAAAGAGCATTGGACGTTGCTACACCGGGGTCCAGCAACTATCTGGGCCAGGGTGCAAAAGTGACATCCGGATCAGTAACCTTTGATGCAAATGGTAATATTTTAACTGACACCCGTGTTTTTGCAACGAATGATGTAAAAACTACTTACAAGCAATATATGGTTGATTTGCACAACAGCAGTGCATGGGGTGGTAATGGAAGTAAAGCAGATACTTATTCCAGAACTTTTTTCAAACTGCGTGAAATTTCTTTATCATACAATGTGCCAACTAAACTGTTGCATAAAGTTGCAAAAGCAGCTTCAATCAGTCTAATCGGGCAAAATGTATTGCTGAAAGCAAAGCAGTTTAAATATTCAGATCCTGACGGTGGTAATGATGATTTTGCAGATCCATCAACAAGGTATCTCGGCTTCAAAATTAATTTCACTTTCTAAAAACTGCAGCAATGAAAAAAATAAATTATATACTGCTTGCAACAATTTCTTTTACTATTGCAAGTTCATGTAAAAAGTTTGACAAATTAAATACCAACCCGGATGTACCTACTTCTGTTTCACCCGATTTGCTTGCAACATCGGTATTGAAAAGTACTTACCGGTTCTGGAATCCCAATCCTACGGATTGGGGTACGGCACAGTTATGGAGTAAGCATTGTACAAATCTTCAAAACAACCCGAATCCTTACCAGTATTATTCTTCTTATTATCCCTACGGAGGATTTGGGGGGGCTCAGAATTTAACTATTCTTAAAAGAATGGTTGAATTTGCTAAAGGAAATCCGGCACTTCCTTCCTATGAGGGCTTGGCATTATTTCTGAAAGCTTCGTATGGTTTTTCTGCAACATTAGATATGGGAGATATTCCTTATTCAGAAGCAGGAATGGCGGAAGATGGAATAACACAGCCAAAGTATGATAAACAGGCAGATGTATTTGTAGCTGTATTGAATGACCTGAAAGCAGCTGAAGCAAAATTTGCCGCAGGTGTTAATTTCACAGGTGATATAATGCTTGGTGGAAATGCAGCAAAATGGCGGAAGCTTTGTAATGCTATGCAGTTAAGAGTTTTGCAAACGATCAGTAAAAAAATTACACCTGCACAAAAAACACGCTTTGCAGAAATAGTAGCCGCAGGTAATTTAATGACTGGCAATACTGATAACTATCAATTAGCCTATCTTGATAATACAAATGCAACCTATCCTTTTTACAATGGAGAAGGCATGAGGGTTAACTTAGCAATGTCGAAACTGATGGTTGATGCATTAAAAAATGTGAATGATCGCAGGTTGTTTTATTTTGGAGAACCGGCGGCTTACAAAATTACCGGTGGTTTATTAGAAAGTGATTTTGCTGCTTATGAAGGTGCACCATCAGAATTATCTCCTAACCTGCTTGATCTTAACAGGGCAGCCGGAAAGTATTCTTTGGTAAACAAGCGTTATGCATCATCAGCATCCAGAATTGGCGATCCTTATATTTACTTTACCTATGCTGAGCAATGTTTCATTATAGCAGAAGCTATTGAAGAAGGTTGGGTAACCGGCAGTGCGCAGACCTACTACGAAAATGGTGTAAAAGCTATGCTTGATTATTATAGAACCTTACCAACTGTAATTCAGGCAAATCTTCATGGAATGGCCATTACTCAAAACTACATTGATACTTATTTTACAGGAGAAGCTGCATACAAAACAGCTGGAACGAAAACAGAACGCTTACAGCAGGTATGGATGCAAAGGTATTTTATAGATTTTTTCCAGGGCGGTGGAATGTCGTTCAGAACTTTTCAACGTACAGGATATCCTGTCTTTCCGCTTGATCCGGCTACTTCTTTAAATTCCGGGGCACCAACACAGGTTCCTAAACGCAACATGTACCCCACTGATGAGGTAACCAAAAACCCTGTAAACTACAAAAAGGCAGTTGATGAACAGTTTGGCGGTGCTGATGACGTTAATAAAACCCCATGGTGGTTACAGTAAGAATATAATCACAATTGCATTATTCGAAAACTTCTTAGAAATGCAGTGTTGAATGAAAAGTATAAAAGGAGAAGTAATTACTTCTCCTTTTATTATAAAAAAAAGAATTCGAATGCAGATCTTTCATGAAAATCTATTCTTCGTCTACTGTCGAATAACATGAGCTGAAATAATAATTATGCTGACAGTACATTAATTTCTTTCATATAGCAGTCAGTTTATACGCAAGAAAAATAGTGGATCGTATATTCTTATTTAAGTTAATACCTCCACTTTTTTAAATCTTCAAAAGGCTGACATTTTTTGTCTCTCTAAAAATTGTTATTATGAGAAGTAATCGTAAAAAAATAATACAGATGTTTGGTTTTCTCTGCATTGTATTTACACAAGCAAATGTTTTATCTCAAGCAAAGTACACCAAACTAATTTGGGCTGATGAATTTAACTACCATGGATTACCCGATAGCAGTAAATGGAACTATGATGTTGGAGGACATGGCTGGGGTAACAATGAATTACAGTATTATACATTACTGGATACCTCAAATGTAAAAGTAGAAAACGGGCATTTGAAAATTATTGTCCGGAAACAGAAAAAGGAAAACAGGGAATATACTTCTGCAAGATTGCTTTCAAAAAATAAAGCAGAGTTTAAATATGGCAGAATTGAAGCAAGGGCAAAGATCCCGGCTTCGGTAGGTACATGGCCTGCAATTTGGATGTTGGGGAACAATATTGATAAGACTGGCTGGCCCGCCTGTGGTGAAATTGACATTATGGAGCATAGGGGAATGGAGTTAAATAAAGTTTTTGGAACCTTGCATTATCCCGGTCATTCAGGCGGTAATGCAAATGGAAAAACAATGATTATTCCAACTGCTACTACTGCCTTTCACAACTACGCAGTAGAATGGAGTGCAACGGAATTGAAATTTTATATTGATGATGTATTATATCATACAGTAGTCAACAACGATAGTGTGCCATTCAATCATCCTTTTTTTATCCTGTTAAACGTTGCTATCGGCGGTGATTTTGGCGGGAAAGTAGATCCGCTTTTTTCTATGGATGCAATGGAGATTGACTATATCAGAGTTTTTTAAAACTAAATAATCAAATACGATAATGTTTAAGAAATGCTGTTTATTGCTGGTTGTTTTTTTTAGTATTTATTTTTCCCTTCAGGCAAAAGTAATTTTGCCCCGAATTTTTTCTGATAATATGGTGTTGCAGCGTAATGTTTTAATTCCTGTTTGGGGTTGGGCAGATGCCGGTGAAAAAATTGAAGTACGGTTTAATAAGCAGGTTAAATCTGTAAAGGCTGATAAAAATGGGAAGTGGATGCTAAGGCTTGATATGGAAAATGCCGGAGGTCCTTATGATCTTATTATCAAAGGAAAAAATTTGGTACAGATAAAAAATGTACTGGTTGGCGAAGTATGGCTTTGCAGTGGTCAATCTAATATGGAATGGACAGTAGGCCAGTCGATGAATGCAAAGAATGAGATAGCAATGGCAAACAATGCTTTCATCAGCCATATTAAAATTGCAAAAGAAATCGGCTCTTTACCAAACAAAGACATTAGCTCCAGGCAGTTGGGAAGTTTGTGATTCAACAACAGTGGGAGCTTTTTTCGGGCATTGGATATTTTTTTGCAAAGAACATTTATAACGAACTCAAAATTCCTGTTGGGTTAATAAATTCTTCCTGGGGAGGAACCAATATTGAAACCTGGATAAGCCGTGAAGGATTTGAAAGCAGCGAAGAATTTAAAGAAATGATTGCAGGCATGCCAAGAATTAATCTGGATTCTCTTTCTAAATTAAAAGTGAAGGCAAGTGAATTAAGAATTGAAACATTACAGGGAACAAAGTTGAAAGATATGAATACAGGTTTGTTTAACCAGGTATCTTTTGATGATTCGCAATGGCCGGTATTAATACAGCCGCAATTATGGGAACAGCAAAGTATAGGCGAACTGGATGGTGTGGTTTGGTTAAGAAAAACAATTGTATTGTCAGCTGCTGATCTTAACAAAGCTGCAAGTATAGAATTAGCAAAAATTGATGACAATGATATTACGTATGTAAACGGAGTAAAAGTAGGGAGCACTAATCAATATGATGCAAAAAGAAAATACATCATTCCTGCAGATGTATTAAAGGAAGGAAAAAATGTAATTGCTGTAAGAGTGGTTGACAATGGCGGTGGCGGTGGAATTTATGGCGATGCTGCAGATGTAAAATTAAATTTGGGCAGTACTGTTATTTCTTTAAGCGGCGAATGGAAATTTCAGGTGGAATCTATCATAAAAACAACCAATCAAAATTCACTTCCCTCTCTTTGTTATAATGCAATGATAGATCCTTTAATCCCTTTTGCTTTTCAGGGAGTATTGTGGTACCAGGGAGAATCAAATGCAGGACGCTCATATCAATACAGAAAAGCTTTTCCCTTGCTGATAAACGACTGGAGGCAAAAATGGAATAATCAAACAATGCCATTTTATTTTGTGCAACTGGCAACATTTAATAACCCCGGTAACAGTAATGAAGGCTGTGGTTGGGCAGAGTTAAGAGAAGCTCAAACAATGGCTTTATCCATCCCAAACACAGGCATGTGTGTTACTACCGATATTGGCAATCCTGTTGATGTTCATCCAACTAATAAGCAGGATGTTGGAAAACGATTATCAGCTCTTGCATTAAATAATATTTATAAAAAGGAAATGGTTTGTAATGGCCCTATGTATAAATCAATGGAAGTAAACGGCAATCAAATCATTCTTTCATTTGAAAATATCGGAGCTGGATTATATACACCCGATAAATATGGATATCTCAAAGGTTTTGAAATTGCCGGAAAAGATCAGGTGTTTTATTATGCCAAAGCTTTTATCAAAGGCAACTCGGTAGTATTATTTAATGAAAATGTCGAGAACCCGGTGGCTGTTCATTTTGGATGGATGGGCGATGCCACTGATTGTAATTTGTTTAATAAAGAAGCCCGCCCGGATGGCTCGGTCGGACGGGGATTCCCCGCTGTGCCTTTCAGAACAGATGAATGGAAAACGGTTACAAAAGATGAAAAATATACAATTGAAAAATTAAAATATTAATGATGAGAAATGGTTTTTTTATTGCATTGTTATTCTTATCTGTAAGCCTGAATGCTCAAAAGTTTGAAGGGTTGGCTAAAACACCTCCCATGGGCTGGAACAGCTGGAACAAATTCGCCTGTAATGTGGATGAAAAAATGATCCGGGAAATGGCGGATGCTATGGCATCAAACGGAATGAAGGAAGCCGGTTATGAATATATTGTAATTGATGATTGCTGGCAGGTTTCCCGAGATGAAAATGGAAATATTGTTCCCGACCCAATACGTTTTTCTTCCGGCATGAAAGCCCTTGCTGATTATGTTCACTCCAAAGGGTTAAAATTTGGTTTGTATTCCTGCGCAGGCAGCAAGACCTGTGAAGGCCGACCTGGTGGTCGTGGTCATGAATACCAGGACGCTAAAATGTATGCATCGTGGGGCATTGATTTTTTGAAATATGATTTTTGTAACACCGATGCTCAAAAAGCAGAAGGAGCTTACAAAACAATGCGTGATGCGTTGTATGCAGCCAAACGTCCAATTGTTTTCAGCATTTGCGAATGGGGAAGTACAGAGCCATGGACATGGGCAAAAAATGTAGGCCATTTATGGAGAACTACCGGCGATATCATGAATTGCTACGAATGCAAAGTAAACTGGGGAGGTTATGGCTGGACATTAATTCTTGATAAAAATGCTGAGCTGGGAAGATATGCAGGTCCTGGCGGCTGGAATGATCCTGATATACTTCAGGCAGGAAACGGAGTGCTGACAGATATTGAATCACGTTCGCATTTTACATTGTGGAGTATGATGGCAGCACCGCTGTTCACCGGCAATGATATCAGATCGATGACTCCTGCAATAAAAGAAATTTTGGCGAACAAAGAAATCATCGCCTTGAATCAGGATACTCTCGGCAAACAAGGATACAGATGGTGGACGCTTGATGGCAATATTGAGTTATGGCTCAAACCTCTTTCAAATAATGAAATTGCATTATGTTTTTTTAACCGGGGTAATGCAGTGAAAACAATCGATTTTGACTGGAAGCGATACTTCACCAATCTTAACGGCAAAACTTATGGTGTAACTGAAAAAACAATCATCCGGGATTTATGGCTTAAAAAAAATATAGGCACTACTGCAAATAATTTGAAAGCTATCATTCAGCCACATGATGTGTTAACAGTAAGGTTGAGTAAGTAATTACGAACAGGTTTTTGCATTTCAGGCTTTTTATAATTGTATAAAATTAAAGTAACCATATTAAATGAAAGAACGGATAATTTATAGTGTAGCAATATTCTTTCTTCTTTGCAGTTTTGATGGCAAAGTGAGTACACAAATTAAATCCGGAAAGAAAATGATTACCCTGCCTGCAGAAATGGTGGTAGATAAAATACGGGGTGGAATGTTGGGCATGATGATTGGGAATATGAATGGCTGGCCGTACGAATTTAAATTCTATGGGAAGTATGGGGATGTAAAAACCTATACTCCAGCTCTTCCGCAAGGTGCGCAAACCGATGATGATACCGATTTTGAATGGGTGTATATCTACAATATGCAGAAAACGAGGAATGCTTTTTTGCCTTACAACGACATTAGCACTTATTGGAAAAAAAGTATCAATGATGGAATCTGGTGTGCAAATCGCTATGCCCGTTATTTAATGGATTTGGGAATTCCGGCTCCAATGACAGGAAGTGTAGTGCTGAATCCATGGTCAGAATTTAATGTTTCGGGTCAGTTTATTAGTGAATCTTTTGGATTGGTAGCACCTGCAATGCCTCAAACAGCAGCTAAAATTGGCTTGCATTATACCAGGGTTGCTATCGACTACGAACCAGCGCAAACTACCCAGCTTTTTACCACAATGATTTCAACAGCTTTTATCGAAAGTGATATCAATAAAATTATGGATGCCGGAGTTGCCAGCCTTGACCCTAACAGTATCATAATTACGGTTATTGCTGATGTAAGAAAATGGCACAGCCAAAACCCTGATAACCCTGCAGAAACACTTCGCCTTTTGCACAATAAATATGTATTGAATGACGAATTGGTCAGAAACCAAAATGGATCAGTGCTTAATACTGGAGTTATCATTGCCTCTTTTCTATATGGCAATGGTAATTTTTCTGAAACTATCAGGCACTCTATGAATTTTGGATACGATGCTGATTGCAATGCTGCAACACTTGGAACGTTAATGGGTGCCTTGTATGGCCATCGTCGCATATTGAACGAAGGTTGGAATATTGTTGACCGGTACAAAAATACCAAACGGGATAAAATGCCGATGGACGAAACCATTATCAGTTTTGCTGACAGGGTAGTAGATGTGTTTGAAATGGTAAACCAGCAAAATGGTGGCAGTAAAACGATTGTAAACAAAACCGTTGTTTATAAAATAGTAAGCGAAAAACCAGCTTCAGTATTTCAATTGCTCACATACGATGAAGAAAAGAGGATACTGAAAAAAGATGTTGAAAAAGACATCATATCCAACCTGCTTTCTGGTGAGCAGCAGGAAATGGCTCGTGCAGCTTATCTGGCTATTGCGCTGGATTTAGCTAATGGCCTTCAAAAAAGATATCCAAAACAGTGGAAAGAAGCCTGCTATTATTTGAGTGGCTATTGGAAAGTAATAGGCAATATTTTTCACAGTGATAATTTTAAATCGCTGGTGCAATTGAAAGAAAAATTTATTGCTGCGGGTTTTATTACCATGGATGCTGCGCCTAAAACGGAAGCAATTTACAGGGATATGGAAACCTGGAAGGATCCAAAAATTTTATATAAAAATGGACTATTGCAAATCAAAAAGTGAGAATATGAAATTAATTGAAATAGTACTTTTCGTATTGATAAGTCTGAATTGTTTTTCGCAGGAAATTGCCCTGCCCAGGGAATGTAAATTTCAATTTGGCGATAATCCTGAATGGGCCAATCCTGCTTTTAACGACAACGATTGGGTAACTCAACAACTGGGAAAAAGTTTTACTAAAGATTCATCCTATGCCTGGTACAGAATAAAAATCGTTATTCCTTCGGCTATGAAAACGGCTACTGGGAAAGGGATCAAATTATACCTTGGTAAAATTGATGACGTTGATCAAACGTACTTCAATGGAAAGTTGATTGGTGAAACAGGATCATTCCCACCCGGCTATATTACTCAATGGGAAAAACAGAGAATCTATACAATACCTGAAAAAGAAGTGCAGTGGGATAAAGAAAATGTAATAGCTGTAAGGATTTATAATTTAGTTGGAGGAATGGGTATGTGGGAAGGGCCTTATAGTTTTGAACCCCTTGGCTGGATTGACGAAGTTTTAGTGAAACAGGATTTTATAGAAACCCCCAATAAAGGGTTTACAACAAGAATTGTTTTCACAAATAAAATTGACGAGGCTTTTAACGGAACCGTTAAATACTGGATAACAGATAAAGCCGGTAAGAAAATTTTATTTTCTGAAACAAAGCCTGTTCAATTGCATTCAAAATCCGGATCTGAAGTGGTTGTGGCTTTTTCCGGTTATCAGTCTGCAAGTGAAAATGTCTTTAATGTAGGTTACCAGATTAACGATAATAGCAGTTCGCTGTTTCTTAAAAAAGAGCAATTATACATTGCCACTGGTAATCTTAAAATTCCTTTCTCAGGTGAAGTTAAGCCATTGGTTAAAGATAAAATACCTAACAGTTTTAATGCTGTTGCATTCCAAAAGCAACAGTTTACCGGTTATTTAAATACACGCTTTACACAAAATTTAGAACAACGGTTACTGAAAGTTGATGAGTTTGGTTTAATGGGATCGTATTTAAATCGTCCCGGTATTCATCCA carries:
- a CDS encoding ADP-ribosylglycohydrolase family protein, producing the protein MKERIIYSVAIFFLLCSFDGKVSTQIKSGKKMITLPAEMVVDKIRGGMLGMMIGNMNGWPYEFKFYGKYGDVKTYTPALPQGAQTDDDTDFEWVYIYNMQKTRNAFLPYNDISTYWKKSINDGIWCANRYARYLMDLGIPAPMTGSVVLNPWSEFNVSGQFISESFGLVAPAMPQTAAKIGLHYTRVAIDYEPAQTTQLFTTMISTAFIESDINKIMDAGVASLDPNSIIITVIADVRKWHSQNPDNPAETLRLLHNKYVLNDELVRNQNGSVLNTGVIIASFLYGNGNFSETIRHSMNFGYDADCNAATLGTLMGALYGHRRILNEGWNIVDRYKNTKRDKMPMDETIISFADRVVDVFEMVNQQNGGSKTIVNKTVVYKIVSEKPASVFQLLTYDEEKRILKKDVEKDIISNLLSGEQQEMARAAYLAIALDLANGLQKRYPKQWKEACYYLSGYWKVIGNIFHSDNFKSLVQLKEKFIAAGFITMDAAPKTEAIYRDMETWKDPKILYKNGLLQIKK